A window of the Hevea brasiliensis isolate MT/VB/25A 57/8 chromosome 6, ASM3005281v1, whole genome shotgun sequence genome harbors these coding sequences:
- the LOC110657268 gene encoding E3 ubiquitin-protein ligase UPL3, protein METRSRKRAEASSTAPSSSSSGPTTRSQKRSRLSVATATSSSTSTTAAATAPSIAIATARTRSTRACPALMDSTTPVESSSRSRRNKSESSDKGKEKEHDVRVRDNRDVRDRERDSLGLNMESGNNNPNDDDDDDSEGGGIGTFHQNLTSASSALQGLLRKLGAGLDDLLPSSGMPSASSSHQSGRLKKILSGLRSDGEEGKQVEALTQLCEMLSIGTEESLSTFSVDSFVPVLVGLLNHESNPDIMLLAARAITHLCDVLPSSCAAVVHYGAVSCFVARLLTIEYMDLAEQSLQALKKISQEHPNACLRAGALMAVLSYLDFFSTGVQRVALATAANMCKKLSSDAADFVMEAVPLLTNLLQYHDAKVLEHASVCLTRIAEAFASSPDKLDELCNHRLVTQAASLISTSNSGGGQASLSPPTYTGLIRLLSTFASGSPLGAKTLLLLGISGILKDILSGSGVSANSSVPPALSRPAEQIFEIVNLANELLPPLPQGTISLPASSNMFVKGPVMKKLPSSSSVKQDDLNGNLPEVSAREKLLKDQPELLQQFGMDILPVMIQIYGSSVNSPVRHKCLSVIGKLMYFTGSEMIQSLLSVTNISSFLAGVLAWKDPHVLVPALQIAEILMEKLPGTFSKIFVREGVVHAVDQLVLAGNPNSTSTQASSVDKDNDYVSGTSSRSRRYKRRSGNSNSEGNSSEESKNPIPTIAGSPPSSIEIPMVNTNLRMAVSACAKAFKDKYFPSDPGASEVGVTDDLLQLKNLCMKLNFGVDDQKTKAKGKSKASGSHAVDSSANKEEYLIGVISEMLAELSKGDGVSTFEFIGSGVVAALLNYFSCGYFSKERISEANLCKLRQQALRRYKLFVALALPSSLDEGSAAPMTVLVQKLQNALSSLERFPVVLSHSSRSSSGSARLSSGLSALSQPFKLRLCRAQGEKSLRDYSSNVVLIDPLASLAAVEDFLWPRVQRCESGQKPSASVGNSESGTTPIGAGGLSPSTATPSTTRRHSSRSRSSANIGDAARKESSQEKSASSSKGKGKAVLKNAQEEEKGPQTRNAARRRAALDKDAQMKSVNGDSSSEDEELDISPVEIDDALVIEDDDDISDDDDHEDVLRDDSLRVCMPEKVHDVKLSDAPEDSSGAPAASDSQTTPASGSGSRAAAVRGSDSTDFRGGNSYGSRGALSFAAAAMAGLGTANGRGIRGSRDRQGRPLFGSSNDPPKLIFTAGGKQLNRHLTIYQAVQRQLVLDEDDEDRYAGSDFISSDGGRLWSDIYTITYQRADGQTDRVSIGGSSSTTTTKSAKNGSSSLNADSQLQRMSLLDSISQGELPCDLEKSNPTYNILVLLRVLEGLNQLAPRLRAQLVSDNFAEGKISTLDRLNATGGRVSAEEFINSKLTPKLARQIQDALALCSGSLPSWCYQLTKACPFLFPFETRRQYFYSTAFGLSRALYRLQQQQGADGHGSLNEREVRVGRLQRQKVRVSRNRILDSAAKVMEMYSSQKAVLEVEYFGEVGTGLGPTLEFYTLLSHDLQKVALGMWRSNSSSEKPTMEIDEDGNKNGKFNNGSGGAGDADVVQAPLGLFPRPWPLNADASEGSQFYKVIEYFRLVGRVMAKALQDGRLLDLPLSTAFYKLVLGQELDLYDILSFDVEFGKVLQELQTLVCRKHYIESSGTDNRDAIANLHFRGTPIDDLYLDFTLPGYPDYILKPGEETVDITNLEGYISLVVDATVKTGIVRQMEAFRAGFNQVFDISSLQIFSPQELDYLLCGRRELWEPETLVDHIKFDHGYTAKSPAIINLLEIMGEFTPEQQRAFCQFVTGAPRLPPGGLAVLNPKLTIVRKHSSSAGNVVANGAGPSESADDDLPSVMTCANYLKLPPYSTKEIMYKKLLYAISEGQGSFDLS, encoded by the exons ATGGAAACTCGGAGCCGGAAGCGGGCGGAGGCCTCCTCAACAGCCCCCTCATCTTCCTCCTCAGGTCCTACCACCCGCTCCCAGAAGCGCTCCCGCCTTTCTGTCGCCACTGCTACTTCCTCTTCCACCTCCACCACTGCTGCCGCCACCGCTCCTTCAATCGCCATTGCCACAGCTCGCACTCGCTCTACTCGCGCTTGTCCTGCACTCATGGACTCTACTACCCCTGTCGAGTCATCATCCCGTTCCCGTCGTAACAAAAGCGAATCTTCCGACAAAGGCAAGGAGAAAGAGCACGACGTTAGGGTTCGAGACAATAGGGATGTCAGAGATAGAGAGAGGGACAGCTTGGGCTTAAATATGGAATCCGGAAATAATAATCCCAATGACGATGATGACGACGATAGTGAAGGTGGTGGAATCGGAACTTTCCACCAGAATTTAACCTCAGCAAGTAGTGCTCTCCAAGGCCTATTGCGCAAGCTTGGGGCTGGACTTGATGATTTGCTGCCTTCATCTGGGATGCCATCTGCTTCATCCTCACATCAATCCGGCAGACTGAAGAAGATTTTATCAGGTTTGCGATCAGATGGGGAGGAAGGGAAGCAAGTGGAGGCTTTAACTCAGCTTTGTGAGATGCTCTCAATTGGAACTGAGGAGTCATTGAGTACTTTCTCGGTGGATTCATTTGTACCAGTGCTTGTTGGGTTACTGAACCATGAGAGTAATCCGGATATAATGCTGCTTGCTGCTAGGGCAATCACTCATTTATGTGATGTGTTACCTTCATCTTGCGCGGCCGTTGTGCATTATGGTGCTGTTTCATGCTTTGTTGCTAGGTTGCTTACTATTGAATATATGGACTTGGCTGAACAG TCCCTGCAGGCGCTAAAAAAGATATCTCAGGAGCACCCAAATGCTTGTCTGCGAGCTGGTGCTCTTATGGCTGTGCTTTCATATCTGGATTTCTTCTCCACTGGAGTCCAG CGGGTGGCTTTAGCTACTGCTGCAAATATGTGCAAGAAACTCTCATCAGATGCTGCTGATTTTGTGATGGAAGCCGTTCCTCTGTTGACAAATCTTCTTCAGTATCATGATGCAAAG GTATTGGAGCATGCTTCTGTTTGTTTAACCCGGATTGCTGAAGCATTTGCTTCATCTCCAGACAAATTGGATGAACTATGTAATCATAGACTTGTCACACAAGCTGCCTCTCTTATTTCCACCAGTAATTCTGGAGGTGGACAGGCATCCCTAAGCCCACCTACATACACG GGCTTAATCCGACTGCTTTCCACATTTGCGAGTGGGTCCCCTCTAGGAGCCAAAACTTTACTTCTCCTTGGAATCAGTGGCATTCTCAAAGATATATTATCAGGCTCTGGTGTTTCAGCTAACTCATCAGTTCCTCCAGCTCTAAGTAGACCAGCTGAGCAG ATTTTTGAGATTGTCAACCTGGCAAATGAGCTTCTTCCGCCACTTCCGCAAGGAACAATCTCCCTCCCTGCCAGCTCCAATATGTTTGTGAAAGGACCTGTTATGAAAAAGTTGCCTTCAAGCAGTTCTGTGAAGCAAGATGATCTAAATGGAAATCTTCCTGAGGTTTCGGCCCGAGAGAAATTGTTGAAGGATCAGCCAGAGCTTCTGCAGCAATTTGGAATGGATATTCTTCCTGTGATGATTCAG ATATATGGTTCCAGTGTCAACAGCCCTGTTCGACACAAATGTCTTTCAGTTATTGGAAAGTTGATGTATTTCACCGGTTCAGAGATGATTCAGTCTTTATTGAGCGTCACAAACATATCTAG TTTCTTAGCTGGTGTATTAGCATGGAAAGACCCTCATGTCTTGGTTCCTGCCCTCCAAATTGCTGAAATTCTTATGGAAAAGCTTCCTGGAACTTTCTCCAAGATATTTGTTAGAGAGGGTGTTGTGCATGCTGTAGATCAGCTTGTCTTAGCTGGAAATCCAAATTCCACTTCTACCCAAGCATCCTCTGTTGACAAGGACAATGATTACGTGTCTGGAACATCATCTCGTTCCAGACGTTATAAACGTCGCAGTGGCAACTCAAATTCTGAAGGAAATTCATCAGAAGAATCCAAGAATCCTATTCCAACAATCGCTGGATCACCTCCAAGTTCTATTGAAATCCCAATGGTTAATACCAATCTTCGCATGGCAGTCAGTGCATGTGCTAAGGCTTTCAAAGATAAATATTTTCCATCTGATCCTGGGGCTTCTGAGGTTGGAGTTACTGATGATCTTTTACAGTTAAAAAATCTTTGCATGAAGTTGAATTTTGGTGTTGATgaccaaaagactaaagcaaaaGGAAAATCCAAGGCATCTGGGTCTCATGCTGTTGATAGTTCTGCTAATAAAGAAGAGTATTTGATTGGTGTGATATCTGAGATGCTGGCAGAACTAAGCAAGGGGGATGGTGTATCCACTTTTGAGTTTATTGGAAGTGGGGTTGTAGCAGCCCTACTGAATTATTTTTCTTGTGGTTACTTTTCCAAGGAGAGAATTTCAGAAGCTAATTTGTGCAAGCTTCGTCAACAGGCACTTAGAAGATATAAGTTGTTTGTTGCTCTTGCCCTTCCTTCTAGTCTTGATGAAGGGAGTGCAGCTCCCATGACTGTCTTGGTTCAGAAGCTTCAAAATGCCTTGTCATCCTTAGAACGTTTTCCTGTTGTTCTGAGCCATTCATCTAGGTCATCTAGTGGAAGTGCACGTCTTTCTTCTGGATTAAGTGCATTGTCTCAACCTTTTAAGTTGCGTCTTTGTCGGGCCCAAGGAGAAAAATCTCTCCGTGATTATTCTTCGAATGTAGTTCTTATTGATCCATTAGCAAGTTTAGCAGCTGTTGAAGACTTTCTTTGGCCTCGGGTTCAGCGATGTGAATCCGGTCAAAAGCCCTCAGCATCTGTGGGAAATTCTGAATCTGGGACCACCCCTATTGGAGCTGGCGGATTATCTCCATCTACAGCCACTCCATCAACCACTCGTCGTCATTCTTCAAGATCCAGATCATCTGCTAATATAGGAGATGCAGCTAGAAAGGAATCGTCACAGGAGAAAAGCGCAAGCTCCTCTAAGGGAAAGGGGAAAGCTGTTTTGAAGAATGCCCAGGAGGAGGAAAAAGGACCCCAAACCAGAAATGCTGCCCGTAGAAGAGCAGCCCTTGATAAAGACGCCCAAATGAAATCAGTAAATGGGGATTCTAGTTCTGAG GATGAGGAATTGGATATATCTCCTGTTGAGATTGATGATGCATTGGTGATTGAAGATGATGATGATATCTCTGATGATGATGATCACGAAGAT GTGCTGAGAGATGATTCTCTACGTGTTTGCATGCCTGAAAAAGTACATGATGTAAAATTGAGTGATGCGCCTGAGGATAGCAGTGGTGCTCCAGCAGCAAGTGATAGCCAAACTACTCCTGCCTCTGGTTCTGGTAGTAGAGCAGCTGCTGTTAGGGGCTCAGATTCTACTGATTTTAGGGGTGGTAACTCTTATGGCTCTAGGGGTGCTTTGTCATTTGCTGCTGCTGCTATGGCTGGTCTTGGAACTGCTAATGGCAGAGGTATAAGAGGAAGCAGAGATCGACAAGGACGACCACTGTTTGGTAGTTCCAATGATCCTCCAAAGTTGATATTTACTGCTGGTGGGAAACAACTAAATAGACATTTGACCATATATCAGGCTGTCCAAAGACAACTTGTGCTTGATGAGGATGATGAAGACAGGTATGCTGGCAGTGATTTCATATCTAGTGATGGTGGCAGGCTTTGGAGTGATATATATACAATTACATACCAGAGGGCAGATGGCCAAACTGACAGGGTTTCTATTGGGGGCTCAAGTTCTACCACCACAACAAAGTCTGCAAAAAATGGTTCTTCCAGTTTGAACGCTGACAGCCAATTGCAGCGGATGTCACTTTTAGATAGCATCTCACAAGGGGAGCTTCCTTGTGATTTGGAGAAATCTAATCCTACTTATAACATATTAGTTCTGCTTCGCGTACTAGAGGGTTTGAATCAGCTGGCACCACGTCTGAGAGCCCAGTTAGTTTCAGACAATTTTGCTGAAGGGAAAATCTCAACTTTGGATAGGCTGAATGCTACTGGTGGTAGGGTTTCTGCTGAAGAATTTATTAACAGCAAGCTTACCCCTAAATTAGCTCGTCAAATTCAGGATGCCCTTGCATTGTGCAGTGGGAGTCTTCCATCATGGTGTTACCAGTTGACAAAAGCATGCCCATTCTTGTTCCCTTTCGAGACTCGGCGACAGTACTTCTATTCAACTGCTTTTGGATTGTCTCGTGCATTATATCGTCTTCAACAGCAACAGGGTGCTGATGGTCATGGATCGTTAAATGAAAGAGAGGTGAGGGTTGGAAGATTACAACGTCAGAAGGTTCGTGTTTCTCGCAACCGCATTTTGGATTCTGCTGCAAAAGTAATGGAGATGTATTCTAGTCAGAAGGCTGTACTTGAAGTAGAATATTTTGGTGAAGTTGGCACAGGGTTGGGTCCTACCTTGGAGTTTTACACACTTTTGAGTCATGATTTACAGAAAGTTGCACTCGGAATGTGGAGGTCAAATTCATCATCTGAGAAGCCAACTATGGAAATTGATGAAGATGGTAACAAAAATGGAAAATTCAATAATGGCTCTGGTGGTGCTGGTGATGCAGATGTTGTCCAAGCTCCGCTTGGTCTGTTTCCTCGTCCTTGGCCTCTAAATGCTGATGCTTCTGAGGGTAGCCAGTTTTATAAGGTTATTGAGTATTTCCGGTTGGTTGGACGGGTAATGGCCAAAGCTCTTCAAGATGGACGCCTTTTGGACCTTCCGCTTTCAACAGCATTTTATAAGCTTGTGCTTGGTCAA GAGCTTGATCTGTATGATATTCTTTCCTTCGATGTGGAATTTGGGAAGGTTTTGCAAGAATTGCAGACCCTTGTTTGCAGAAAACATTACATAGAGTCTTCAGGAACTGATAATCGTGATGCTATTGCTAATTTACATTTTCGTGGGACACCAATCGATGATCTCTACTTGGATTTTACCCTTCCTGGTTATCCTGACTACATTTTGAAGCCTGGAGAAGAAACT GTTGATATAACTAACTTGGAAGGCTACATATCTTTGGTGGTCGATGCAACAGTGAAGACTGGGATTGTGCGGCAGATGGAAGCGTTTAGAGCTGGGTTTAATCAG GTGTTTGACATCTCATCCTTACAAATATTTTCTCCACAAGAGTTGGACTATTTGCTTTGTGGGCGTCGAGAGTTGTGGGAG CCTGAGACTCTTGTTGATCATATAAAGTTTGATCATGGATACACAGCCAAGAGTCCTGCAATTATTAAT TTGCTGGAGATTATGGGAGAGTTCACCCCTGAGCAGCAGCGTGCCTTCTGCCAGTTCGTTACGGGTGCACCAAGGTTACCACCTGGTGGTCTGGCAGTACTGAATCCAAAGTTAACAATTGTGAGGAAG CATTCTTCATCTGCAGGGAATGTGGTAGCAAATGGAGCTGGGCCTTCAGAATCAGCAGATGATGACTTGCCTAGTGTCATGACATGTGCTAATTACCTGAAACTTCCTCCATACTCTACAAAG GAAATTATGTACAAGAAATTGCTGTATGCAATTAGTGAAGGGCAGGGATCCTTTGATTTGTCTTGA